In bacterium HR11, one DNA window encodes the following:
- the pdg gene encoding Ultraviolet N-glycosylase/AP lyase, protein MDTKTFLQVLKTLRRSPALRQAPIFRMRVSRSETPFTILVATLLSARTQDTVTVPAVERLLSVAPTPERLAALDEATIARLIYPVGFYRTKARHLKELARVLVERYGGQVPDTLEELTKLPGVGRKTANLVLGEAFGKPAICVDTHVHRIGNRLGIVRSKTPLETEAQLMEKVPPAYWSDINTYLVALGQTICLPRRPRCPECPVRRWCERVGVTG, encoded by the coding sequence ATGGATACGAAGACGTTCCTGCAAGTCCTGAAGACGCTTCGTCGGTCGCCGGCCCTCCGGCAGGCGCCCATCTTTCGGATGCGGGTCAGCCGGAGCGAGACGCCGTTTACGATCCTGGTGGCGACGCTCCTGTCGGCCCGGACGCAGGACACGGTAACCGTCCCGGCCGTCGAGCGTCTCCTGTCCGTCGCTCCGACGCCGGAACGGCTGGCCGCCCTCGACGAAGCCACCATCGCCCGTCTGATCTATCCCGTCGGCTTTTATCGGACGAAGGCCCGGCATCTCAAAGAGCTGGCCCGGGTCCTCGTCGAGCGGTACGGCGGGCAGGTGCCCGATACCCTGGAAGAACTGACAAAACTCCCGGGTGTCGGTCGGAAGACGGCCAATCTCGTCCTCGGCGAGGCCTTCGGGAAGCCGGCCATTTGCGTCGATACCCACGTCCACCGGATCGGCAATCGCCTCGGCATCGTCCGTTCTAAGACGCCCCTGGAGACGGAGGCCCAGTTGATGGAGAAGGTCCCCCCGGCGTATTGGTCGGACATCAATACCTATTTGGTCGCCCTGGGTCAGACGATCTGTCTGCCCCGGCGACCCCGGTGCCCTGAATGTCCCGTCCGGCGGTGGTGCGAACGGGTCGGCGTGACGGGATAA